One genomic segment of Ipomoea triloba cultivar NCNSP0323 chromosome 9, ASM357664v1 includes these proteins:
- the LOC116030766 gene encoding uncharacterized protein LOC116030766, with protein MTLMENCDNGRPCIFPLTSLQIGDLQSYLSHRFIYLAPESKKFYILVDNRPWLQDLISHPAHLWQLMVTKSRMSPFANTRGQKDKRETEDMQTKAEPNASNSEEVKKWFSVIDAATLSSTSTILPVKKFRISFLNSNLNRTLYGFIVFEVAWSDVRGINYFNELQTDTQFALEAKFMRRWEFDSMAQAAICINSWFSGTHDERSTLIEYLDPTIGEAFFDAEVKFSSTSVADGNDTTIDDLYNDNKYALTPSNSFRSMHPETITSSRTSSCRPFGPYKRRKSISNADMFSEDSYSSTTGAPQHSPKSCSSECENDVVEATKYKDILIFFRFNDRDLPFKLRDTIMSDLRLLTLLECGLPAWAIFLQSYPGLCHIYRPWMCPLARFLYVLISIITVLIGFYDLYKNVPLVKATASHLFGPFFDWIETWEMISRIRYLGTMLFLHNFQKALKWFLSATRAIRSFLSIVTRPFAGPLFELMELFLPLWSLCAQLAESLFSIIWLILETSWNLVGDIFEILLLPVWCLLSVFMRIVTSLLYPVFWIFWGALYTPIRLVMGCSGAIARVFSVISEVILDMWEFSSGILRFTSEVESTVTTAEVSMWRALWNDLFSQIFRALRSILNGFVAFFMACNRHRLSIYNHTKEFIQKLFQPAERNQLTVYTGSGQLSVLQKKFEDEYEYHRQKKLRKVVPTLMSPPH; from the exons ATGACGTTGATGGAGAACTGCGACAATGGCCGCCCCTGCATCTTCCCCTTGACAAGTTTGCAAATCGG GGATTTGCAGTCCTATCTATCACATCGTTTCATTTACCTAGCCCCTGAGAGTAAGAAATTTTATATCTTAGTGGACAACCGGCCATGGTTGCAAGATCTCATCTCCCACCCGGCACACTTGTGGCAATTGATGGTCACTAAG TCCAGAATGTCCCCCTTTGCAAATACCAGAGGGCAGAAGGATAAAAGAGAGACTGAAGATATGCAAACTAAAGCAGAACCAAATGCAAGTAATTCAGAAGAAGTCAAAAAATGGTTTTCCGTGATTGATGCTGCAACCTTATCTAGTACAAGCACCATATTACCTGTGAAGAAATTTAggatttcttttttaaatagcaACCTGAATAGGACGTTATACGGCTTCATTGTGTTTGAAGTTGCATGGAGTGATGTTCGTGGTATAAACTATTTTAATGAACTTCAG ACAGATACCCAATTTGCTTTAGAGGCTAAATTCATGAGAAGATGGGAATTTGATAGTATGGCACAAGCAGCTATATGTATAAATTCATGGTTCTCTGGAACACATGACGAGAGGAGTACTTTGATAGAATATTTGGACCCTACAATTG GAGAGGCATTTTTTGATGCTGAAGTAAAATTTTCAAGTACTAGTGTTGCAGATGGCAATGATACTACTATTGATGATTTATACAATGATAATAAATATGCTCTCACTCCAAGTAATAGTTTCCGCAGTATGCACCCAGAAACCATAACAAGCAGCAGAACTTCAAGTTGTAGACCATTTGGACCTTATAAGAGAAGAAAGTCTATTAGCAATGCAGACATGTTTTCTGAAGATTCTTACAGTAGTACAACTGGAGCACCACAACATTCTCCAAAGTCCTGCTCATCTGAGTGTGAGAATGATGTAGTTGAAGCTACCAAGTACAAggatattttgattttttttcggTTTAATGATCGTGACCTCCCCTTTAAATTAAGGGACACTATTATGTCTGATCTGCGGTTGCTTACACTGTTGGAATGTGGGCTGCCGGCATGGGCGATCTTCCTTCAGTCCTACCCAGGACTTTGCCATATTTATCGCCCATGGATGTGCCCCCTAGCCAGATTTTTATATGTGCTTATCTCAATCATTACTGTCCTTATAGGATTTTATGATCTGTACAAAAATGTACCACTCGTCAAAGCAACCGCATCTCATTTGTTTGGACCCTTCTTTGATTGGATAGAAACATGGGAAATGATATCAAGAATTAGGTACCTGGGGACAATGTTATTTCTTCACAATTTTCAGAAGGCACTTAAGTGGTTCCTATCAGCAACTCGTGCTATTCGGTCATTTTTATCAATTGTCACACGGCCATTTGCAGGACCATTATTTGAGTTAATGGAATTATTCCTTCCTCTCTGGAGCTTGTGTGCACAATTAGCAGAGagtttattttcaataatatggTTAATTTTGGAGACTTCTTGGAATCTGGTAGGAGACATTTTTGAGATTCTGCTATTGCCAGTGTGGTGCCTCCTTTCCGTTTTCATGAGAATTG TGACATCTTTATTATACCCTGTATTTTGGATATTCTGGGGAGCACTCTATACTCCCATTCGCTTGGTCATGGGTTGCTCTGGTGCTATTGCCCGTGTATTCAGCGTTATATCCGAAGTGATTCTAGACATGTGGGAATTTTCAAGTGGCATTCTCCGATTCACTTCAGAGGTGGAGTCAACAGTAACCACAGCTGAGGTTTCCATGTGGCGTGCTCTTTGGAATGACCTTTTCTCCCAG ATTTTTCGTGCTCTTCGAAGCATACTTAATGGTTTTGTTGCCTTCTTCATGGCCTGCAACAGGCATCGCCTAAG TATATATAATCATACAAAAGAGTTCATTCAAAAGCTATTTCAACCTGCTGAGAGGAACCAGCTTACAGTCTACACTGGCAGTGGACAACTATCAGTACTACAGAAGAAG TTTGAAGACGAGTATGAATATCACCGCCAAAAAAAACTCAGGAAAGTCGTCCCCACATTAATGTCCCCCCCACATTAA
- the LOC116028821 gene encoding small ubiquitin-related modifier 1 — translation MSAGAEEDKKPVAGDQGAHINLKVKGQDGNEVFFRIKRSTQLKKLMNAYCDRQSVDLNSIAFLFDGRRLRGEQTPDELEMEDGDEIDAMLHQTGGASV, via the exons ATGTCGGCCGGAGCAGAGGAAGACAAGAAGCCCGTCGCCGGCGATCAGGGCGCTCATATCAACCTTAAAGTCAAAGGACAG GATGGCAATGAAGTGTTTTTCAGGATCAAAAGGAGCACCCAACTGAAGAAACTCATGAATGCATACTGTGATCGCCAATCAGTGGATCTTAATTCAATAGCTTTCCTGTTTGATGGTCGCCGTCTTCGAGGGGAGCAGACTCCAGATgag CTAGAGATGGAAGATGGCGATGAGATTGATGCAATGCTACACCAAACTGGAGGAGCAAGTGTTTAA
- the LOC116030799 gene encoding glucan endo-1,3-beta-glucosidase 13 yields the protein MDYFSFLPLLLLISVSFADGGSIGVNYGRVANNLPSAVKVVELLKSQGLDRVKVYDTDPAVLRAFSGSDIKLTVNLPNEQLYNAAKRESFAYAWVQRNVAAYHPDTKIEAIAVGNEVFVDPHNTTRFLIPAMKNVHEALVKFNLHGDIKVSSPIALSALQNSYPSSAGSFRPELVDMKPLLDFLRQTGSYMMVNCYPFFAYESNSDVIPLDYALFRENPGVVDAGNGLRYFNLFDAQIDAVFAAMTALKYDDIKLVVTETGWPSKGDSNELGASIENAAAYNGNMVRRILTGGGTPLRPDEDLTVYLFALFNENKKFGPTSERNFGLFYPDQRKVYDIPFTAEGLKTYREVRPPVAGNQSISKRGKGNNASGNVSGQTWCVANAEAGKERLQAGLDYACGEGGADCRSIQPGSTCYNPNTLEAHASFAFNSYYQRKGRAGGTCYFGGAAYVVMEQPKFGKCELPTED from the exons ATGGATTACTTCTCCTTCCTCCCTCTCCTACTCCTCATTTCCGTTTCTTTTGCAGACGGTGGGTCGATAGGAGTGAACTATGGCAGGGTTGCTAACAACCTGCCGTCGGCTGTGAAGGTGGTGGAGCTTCTTAAGTCGCAGGGGCTGGATCGGGTCAAGGTTTACGACACCGACCCGGCTGTTCTCAGGGCGTTCTCCGGATCCGATATAAAGCTCACCGTCAACCTCCCCAACGAGCAGCTCTACAATGCGGCTAAACGGGAGTCGTTTGCGTACGCCTGGGTCCAGCGTAATGTCGCCGCCTACCACCCGGATACGAAGATCGAGGCCATCGCCGTCGGGAATGAGGTGTTTGTCGACCCGCATAATACGACCCGGTTTCTCATTCCCGCCATGAAAAACGTCCACGAAGCTCTTGTCAAGTTCAATCTCCATGGAGATATTAAGGTCTCCTCCCCAATCGCGCTCAGCGCGTTGCAGAACTCGTACCCCTCCTCAGCCGGGTCGTTTCGGCCGGAATTGGTGGATATGAAGCCCTTGCTGGACTTTCTCCGTCAAACCGGGTCGTATATGATGGTAAACTGTTACCCGTTCTTCGCCTACGAGTCGAATTCCGACGTCATTCCGCTCGATTACGCGCTCTTCCGGGAGAATCCCGGCGTTGTGGACGCCGGAAACGGCCTCCGTTACTTCAACCTCTTCGACGCCCAAATCGACGCCGTTTTCGCGGCCATGACGGCGTTGAAGTACGACGACATCAAATTGGTCGTCACCGAAACCGGATGGCCATCCAAGGGAGATTCCAACGAGCTCGGCGCCAGTATAGAAAATGCCGCGGCGTACAACGGCAATATGGTCCGGAGAATCCTCACCGGCGGTGGGACCCCACTCCGACCCGACGAGGACCTCACGGTATACCTCTTCGCCCTCTTCAACGAGAACAAGAAATTCGGCCCAACCTCCGAGAGAAACTTCGGACTATTCTACCCCGACCAACGGAAAGTCTACGACATTCCGTTCACAGCGGAAGGCCTGAAAACCTACCGGGAAGTCCGACCGCCGGTCGCCGGAAATCAGAGCATATCGAAGCGAGGAAAGGGTAACAATGCATCGGGAAACGTTTCGGGACAGACATGGTGCGTGGCGAACGCAGAAGCGGGAAAAGAAAGGCTGCAGGCGGGTCTAGACTACGCTTGCGGTGAGGGCGGGGCGGACTGCCGTTCGATCCAGCCTGGATCCACGTGTTACAATCCCAACACTCTAGAGGCGCACGCTTCGTTCGCTTTCAACAGTTACTATCAGAGGAAGGGGCGTGCCGGCGGCACGTGCTACTTCGGCGGGGCTGCCTACGTTGTCATGGAACAACCTA AATTTGGGAAGTGTGAATTACCCACTGAAGATTGA
- the LOC116028862 gene encoding clathrin coat assembly protein AP180-like codes for MPSKLKKAIGAVKDQTSIGIAKVASNNSSNLEVAVLKATTHDDLPMEDRYVQEVLQLVSADKAYAAACARAISKRIGRTRNWIVTLKSLVLVLRIFQDGDPYFPREVLHAMKRGAKILNLASFRDDSNSSPWDFTAFVRTFALYLDERLDCFLTGKLQRRFTHNAPLLSRRPDEPVREMKPVMLLDRIGHWQRLLERAMSTRPTGAAKNDRLVQIALYAVVEESFDLYKDISDGLSLILDNFFNLEHQSGVVAFQTCMRAAKQYEELSEYYDLCKSMGVGRSPEYPNIQKISEELIETLQEFLKDQSSFPVHAKSPNNHPSFLLLPSPTTPHRSRHNSFDALYDQICASRSSRRGTSYGGQSEFSVATDGSSETGSEIGIDDLLNATLTSGKNPAVSNDLETYSEIDDNYMLSDSGSAKSLQASNSFADLLSLDDWNGEDEIGDGEEAAPPPSSSKGATTHNVDEFELNNDAAAGWELVLFETPPQEAAAAPPSDNKFNPPSNFDFESLFDQVSPPLPPANTSPNSLPLDALYNQSQPISAPQRHYNPFLQEEFPTTTAPPPDAFQPLDMFSAPPTFPAPPKTSSQNPSFAPTFSAPNPTATAAHNTDFSSPPTFQATSPPQNDFSPAPTFHATPTPIYSAQTLESTPMHNAYSPPAPTFQTPTIPAQSPTPAPTFQVTPKNSERSPAATAPVQSEFPSTPTFQASVAGTTTTMPQMQMQKEMDPFASLFDDQMFGSSNMSTQNMVQEQQLWLQNQNKIIAKHMS; via the coding sequence ATGCCCAGCAAGTTGAAGAAGGCGATCGGGGCAGTGAAGGACCAAACCAGCATCGGCATCGCCAAGGTCGCGAGCAACAACTCCTCCAACCTTGAGGTCGCCGTCCTCAAAGCCACCACCCATGACGATCTCCCCATGGAGGACCGCTACGTCCAGGAGGTGCTCCAGCTCGTCTCCGCCGACAAGGCGTACGCGGCGGCCTGCGCCCGCGCGATTAGCAAGCGGATCGGGCGGACGCGGAACTGGATCGTGACCTTGAAGTCTCTGGTCCTGGTGCTCCGGATTTTCCAGGACGGCGATCCGTATTTCCCGCGGGAGGTTCTTCACGCGATGAAACGCGGCGCCAAAATCCTCAACCTCGCGAGCTTCCGAGACGACTCGAATTCAAGCCCCTGGGACTTCACGGCCTTCGTCCGGACGTTCGCGCTCTACCTGGACGAGCGCCTGGATTGCTTCCTCACCGGGAAGCTGCAGCGGCGGTTCACGCACAACGCGCCTCTCCTGAGCCGGCGCCCCGACGAGCCGGTCCGGGAGATGAAACCGGTGATGCTGTTGGACCGGATCGGACACTGGCAACGGTTGTTGGAGCGGGCGATGTCCACCAGGCCGACCGGGGCGGCGAAGAATGACCGCCTCGTGCAAATCGCGCTTTACGCGGTGGTGGAAGAGAGTTTCGATCTGTACAAAGATATCTCCGACGGACTTTCTCTCATCCTCGATAATTTCTTCAACTTAGAGCACCAATCCGGCGTGGTTGCCTTCCAGACCTGCATGAGAGCGGCGAAACAGTACGAGGAGCTATCGGAATATTACGATCTGTGTAAGAGCATGGGAGTCGGGAGATCGCCGGAGTATCCGAACATTCAGAAAATCTCCGAGGAGCTGATTGAAACCCTACAGGAGTTTCTGAAAGATCAATCGTCGTTTCCGGTCCACGCAAAGTCGCCTAACAATCATCCCTCGTTTCTGCTCCTCCCTTCTCCAACCACTCCCCACCGCTCTCGCCACAATAGCTTCGACGCACTATACGATCAAATCTGCGCTTCTCGTAGCTCGAGGCGCGGTACTAGCTATGGCGGACAATCCGAATTTTCCGTTGCAACTGACGGATCCTCGGAAACCGGGTCGGAAATCGGGATTGATGATCTTCTCAACGCTACGCTAACCAGCGGGAAAAACCCTGCCGTTTCCAATGATTTGGAGACCTATTCAGAAATAGACGATAACTATATGCTCAGTGACTCGGGATCGGCCAAGTCATTGCAGGCTTCAAATTCATTCGCCGATCTTTTATCATTGGACGATTGGAACGGAGAAGACGAAATCGGAGACGGAGAAGAGGCGGCGCCGCCGCCTAGTTCTTCCAAAGGCGCAACTACACACAATGTTGACGAGTTTGAACTGAATAATGATGCGGCCGCGGGCTGGGAGCTTGTGTTATTCGAAACACCGCCGCaagaggcggcggcggcgccacCGTCGGACAACAAATTCAATCCCCCGTCGAATTTTGATTTCGAAAGCTTGTTTGATCAGGTTTCCCCGCCATTACCGCCGGCTAATACAAGTCCAAATTCATTACCCTTAGACGCGCTGTACAATCAAAGCCAACCAATATCGGCACCTCAACGTCACTATAATCCTTTTCTCCAAGAAGAATTTCCGACGACCACAGCCCCACCTCCCGACGCTTTCCAACCTCTGGACATGTTTTCCGCGCCTCCGACATTCCCAGCCCCGCCGAAAACTTCATCGCAAAATCCTTCCTTCGCACCGACGTTTTCTGCACCAAATCCAACCGCAACCGCCGCGCATAATACCGATTTCTCATCACCGCCTACCTTCCAAGCAACTTCTCCACCGCAAAACGACTTTTCTCCGGCGCCGACCTTCCATGCAACTCCGACTCCGATCTATTCTGCACAAACCCTAGAATCGACGCCAATGCACAATGCCTATTCTCCTCCGGCGCCGACCTTCCAGACTCCGACAATTCCGGCACAAAGTCCAACACCAGCGCCTACCTTCCAAGTAACGCCCAAAAACTCCGAGAGAAGTCCGGCGGCCACAGCGCCAGTGCAGAGTGAGTTTCCGTCGACGCCTACATTTCAGGCATCCGTAGCgggaacaacaacaacaatgccGCAGATGCAGATGCAGAAGGAGATGGACCCTTTCGCGTCACTGTTCGACGACCAAATGTTTGGTAGTTCAAACATGAGTACGCAGAACATGGTGCAAGAACAACAACTTTGGTTGCAGAACCAAAACAAGATAATCGCAAAGCATATGTCCTAA